Proteins co-encoded in one Bacillus paramycoides genomic window:
- a CDS encoding glycosyltransferase family 2 protein, with amino-acid sequence MGKPKISIVVAAYNVENYIEKCLESLVGQSIKEIEILVIDDGSRDNTVNIANEFTKYDKRVRIISQENGGLSAARNTGIDHASGEFIAFVDGDDYLDKSMYENLYKKIIPGNIDLVVCGFKKVWLDEDASKLREKEYYFNKDLLNGDVLENFLCKHDEPFVVAWNKLYRTEIIKENGLYFENRAFFEDVGFMPRYLYFCNSIEVVNEALYYYVQREGSITRSYNPIIDESIINTMNVLKTFFKESSYEKFCGVVEARLWIYLINYSLENKKSIKEKKRQLNSLSDSYNLLPFKHRVGAVLLKIGLYEVLFRRLRSS; translated from the coding sequence ATGGGGAAGCCTAAAATTAGCATAGTAGTAGCAGCGTATAATGTTGAGAATTATATTGAAAAGTGTTTGGAAAGTCTTGTTGGACAGAGTATTAAAGAAATTGAAATATTAGTCATAGATGATGGTTCACGTGATAATACAGTAAATATTGCTAATGAGTTTACAAAGTATGATAAACGTGTAAGAATAATTTCTCAAGAAAATGGTGGTTTAAGTGCTGCAAGAAATACGGGGATTGATCATGCTAGTGGAGAGTTTATAGCATTTGTAGATGGTGATGATTATTTAGATAAATCTATGTATGAGAATTTATATAAAAAAATCATTCCGGGTAATATTGACCTGGTAGTTTGTGGATTTAAAAAAGTCTGGTTAGATGAGGATGCAAGTAAACTACGTGAGAAAGAATATTATTTTAACAAAGATCTATTGAATGGTGATGTCCTAGAGAATTTTCTTTGTAAACATGATGAGCCTTTTGTTGTAGCTTGGAACAAGTTATATAGAACAGAAATAATTAAAGAAAATGGACTATATTTTGAAAATCGTGCTTTTTTTGAAGATGTAGGTTTTATGCCGAGATATTTATATTTTTGTAATAGTATAGAAGTAGTAAATGAAGCTTTGTATTATTATGTCCAGAGGGAAGGATCGATAACTCGAAGTTATAATCCGATTATTGATGAATCTATAATAAATACAATGAATGTATTAAAAACATTTTTTAAAGAAAGTTCCTACGAGAAATTTTGTGGAGTGGTTGAAGCAAGATTGTGGATATACTTAATAAACTACTCATTAGAAAATAAGAAATCTATAAAAGAGAAAAAAAGACAACTGAATAGTCTTTCGGATTCTTACAACCTATTACCTTTTAAGCATAGGGTAGGTGCTGTTTTATTAAAGATAGGTTTGTATGAAGTTTTATTTAGACGTTTAAGGAGTTCATAA
- a CDS encoding phosphoribosyltransferase, with product MNCVELSIRNLEIESKKLATKIEQDFRPDVVIFIAKGSFLIGQTISEYLRVPLLEIQAVRKGNKLKEFIKPVIKIIPKSLKEYLRRKEIQSGVHNQNVDREIYFDMNKQEMKNINKILVVDDSVDTGHTASQVVKYLGNIYTETEIKFASLNSFKDSANIFQVDYSLYENHILMGPWSNDSKYNKEFIELYNQWKEVNYGEA from the coding sequence GTGAATTGTGTAGAATTATCAATAAGAAACTTGGAAATAGAAAGCAAAAAATTAGCAACTAAAATTGAACAGGATTTCCGGCCAGATGTAGTTATATTTATAGCTAAGGGGTCATTTTTAATAGGACAAACAATAAGTGAGTACTTAAGGGTGCCGTTATTAGAAATTCAAGCAGTACGTAAGGGAAATAAGTTAAAGGAATTTATAAAACCTGTAATAAAAATTATTCCTAAATCCCTTAAAGAATATTTAAGACGTAAAGAAATTCAATCTGGAGTTCATAATCAAAATGTAGATAGAGAAATTTATTTTGATATGAATAAACAAGAGATGAAGAATATAAATAAAATTTTGGTTGTAGATGATTCAGTAGACACGGGGCACACAGCTAGTCAAGTGGTAAAATACTTAGGGAATATCTATACTGAAACGGAAATAAAATTTGCAAGTTTAAATTCTTTTAAAGATAGTGCAAATATTTTTCAGGTGGATTACTCTTTATATGAAAATCATATTTTAATGGGGCCTTGGTCCAATGATTCCAAATATAATAAAGAATTTATTGAATTATATAATCAATGGAAGGAGGTAAACTATGGGGAAGCCTAA
- a CDS encoding EpsG family protein — translation MFAYIFMLILSLLTLLKGKYAQVFYWLASTYVLLLAGFRYGVGTDYYSYERMYTEGRVWFSEPGLVYIMDFMKFLGIPVQIFFLVIAFLIQYLIYKAIKRYSDTREVYYMAVFFYISLYYFNTSLNTIRQFIAMGLFLININNIINKKFIKYNLMFIVTIMFHKSAIFFYPIYFLHNLVTRYINTNTKRVTLLVISFSLMFVRFDELIIKIISKVFGNQYAYYTEWASSQYLEYSLSWKMAVLLIVKLLLSIWLVSNKEKFIHLKKHEAIFGIYYISLILTFPLYPMLIFRRLLFYISITEIIIFALFIQKNQKAKIVFIVFALIYYFANLILGYSTPLPYEIRLW, via the coding sequence ATGTTTGCATATATTTTTATGCTAATACTATCGTTATTAACCTTATTGAAGGGGAAATATGCTCAAGTATTCTATTGGTTGGCCAGTACGTATGTTCTTTTATTAGCCGGATTTAGATATGGAGTAGGGACAGATTATTATTCTTATGAAAGAATGTATACTGAGGGAAGAGTTTGGTTTTCGGAACCTGGGCTAGTATATATAATGGACTTCATGAAATTTTTAGGCATACCAGTCCAAATCTTTTTCTTAGTTATAGCATTTCTTATACAGTATTTAATTTATAAGGCAATAAAGCGTTACAGCGACACAAGAGAAGTATATTACATGGCTGTATTCTTTTATATTAGTTTATATTATTTTAATACCTCTTTAAATACAATAAGGCAATTTATAGCAATGGGTCTGTTTTTAATTAATATAAATAATATAATCAATAAAAAGTTCATCAAATATAATTTAATGTTTATTGTAACAATTATGTTTCATAAGAGTGCGATATTTTTCTATCCAATTTATTTTTTGCATAATTTAGTAACGAGATATATTAATACAAATACTAAAAGAGTTACCTTATTAGTTATTTCTTTTTCTTTGATGTTTGTTAGATTTGACGAATTAATTATTAAAATAATATCTAAAGTTTTTGGTAATCAATATGCTTATTATACAGAATGGGCTTCAAGTCAATATTTAGAATACTCATTATCATGGAAAATGGCAGTGCTATTAATTGTTAAATTGTTATTAAGCATATGGTTAGTAAGTAATAAAGAGAAATTTATTCATTTAAAGAAGCATGAAGCTATATTCGGTATATACTATATAAGCTTAATATTAACATTCCCTTTGTATCCAATGCTAATATTTAGACGTTTACTTTTCTATATTAGTATTACAGAGATCATTATTTTTGCGTTATTTATACAAAAAAACCAAAAAGCAAAGATTGTATTTATTGTTTTTGCACTAATTTATTATTTTGCCAACCTAATATTGGGATATAGTACGCCACTTCCCTATGAAATCAGGTTATGGTAG
- a CDS encoding PHP domain-containing protein has product MGINVELHTHTCHSHDSTLGKWFYLLMLKLRRINVVAITDHDEIEGALKFKPFLEKHSIRVIIGEEIFSSKGEIIGLFINEKISPGKSPRDTMLEIKKQGGIVYIPHPYDEKRYKTVLVEEEIQKNLDLIDIIEVHNGRNIKRYFSEIQLEIANRYNTTKAIGSDAHTFIELGRNYNVMEEFNGDPQKFKENLKRAKYVQKECLQVAHHITKFARVFKLIKRGKYSELCRIINKKLGNRKQKISN; this is encoded by the coding sequence ATGGGAATAAATGTCGAATTACACACCCATACTTGCCATTCGCATGATAGTACTTTAGGCAAGTGGTTCTATTTGCTCATGTTAAAATTAAGAAGAATAAATGTGGTAGCGATTACGGATCATGATGAAATTGAGGGTGCGTTAAAATTCAAACCTTTTCTTGAGAAACATTCCATTAGGGTAATTATTGGAGAAGAAATATTTTCTAGTAAGGGTGAAATAATAGGATTATTTATAAATGAAAAGATAAGCCCGGGAAAATCCCCAAGGGATACAATGTTAGAGATAAAAAAACAAGGAGGAATAGTATATATTCCTCATCCGTATGATGAAAAAAGATATAAAACAGTTTTGGTGGAAGAAGAGATTCAAAAAAACCTAGATTTAATTGATATCATTGAAGTTCACAATGGTAGAAATATAAAGAGGTATTTTTCAGAAATTCAATTAGAAATTGCGAACAGATATAATACAACTAAGGCTATAGGTAGTGATGCGCATACATTTATAGAATTAGGTAGAAATTACAACGTTATGGAAGAGTTTAATGGTGATCCACAGAAATTCAAAGAAAATTTAAAAAGGGCAAAATATGTTCAAAAAGAATGCCTACAGGTGGCCCATCATATAACCAAGTTTGCTAGGGTTTTTAAATTAATAAAAAGAGGTAAATACAGTGAATTGTGTAGAATTATCAATAAGAAACTTGGAAATAGAAAGCAAAAAATTAGCAACTAA
- the bpsC gene encoding UTP--glucose-1-phosphate uridylyltransferase BpsC: MKKVRKAIIPAAGLGTRFLPATKAMPKEMLPIVDKPTIQYIIEEAIESGIEDIIIVTGKGKRAIEDHFDHSFELEQNLLEKGKYEMLEKVQASSRINIHYIRQKEPKGLGHAVWCARKFIGNEPFAVLLGDDIVQANTPCLRQLMDQYEGTQSSVIGVQTVPENETHRYGIIDPVEQNDRRYQVRQFVEKPEEGTAPSNLAIMGRYVLTPEIFTFLENQQTGAGGEIQLTDAIQRLNEIQRVFAYDFEGTRYDVGEKFGFIKTTIEMALQHENLNEELINYMNEVIKREKVTV; this comes from the coding sequence TTGAAAAAAGTAAGAAAAGCAATTATTCCAGCAGCTGGTCTTGGGACGAGATTTTTACCAGCGACGAAAGCGATGCCGAAAGAAATGTTACCTATTGTTGATAAACCAACAATTCAATACATAATAGAAGAAGCAATAGAATCAGGAATTGAAGATATTATTATTGTTACTGGAAAAGGAAAGCGCGCGATTGAAGATCATTTTGATCATTCATTCGAACTAGAACAAAACCTTTTAGAAAAAGGAAAGTATGAAATGCTTGAAAAGGTACAAGCTTCTTCAAGAATTAATATTCATTACATAAGACAAAAAGAACCAAAAGGGCTTGGTCATGCAGTGTGGTGTGCACGCAAGTTTATTGGAAATGAGCCATTTGCGGTATTACTTGGTGATGATATTGTCCAAGCGAATACACCATGTTTACGCCAATTAATGGATCAATATGAAGGTACACAGTCGTCAGTTATTGGTGTGCAAACAGTACCTGAAAATGAAACACATCGCTACGGTATTATCGATCCAGTTGAACAAAACGATCGTCGTTATCAAGTACGTCAATTTGTTGAAAAACCAGAAGAAGGTACAGCACCATCCAATTTAGCAATTATGGGTCGTTACGTATTAACGCCAGAAATTTTTACATTCCTTGAGAATCAACAAACGGGTGCTGGTGGAGAGATTCAGTTGACAGATGCAATTCAACGTTTAAATGAAATTCAACGTGTATTTGCTTATGATTTTGAAGGAACTCGTTATGATGTTGGGGAGAAGTTTGGTTTTATTAAGACAACCATTGAGATGGCACTTCAGCATGAAAATTTAAATGAAGAATTAATAAATTACATGAATGAAGTTATAAAAAGAGAAAAGGTAACTGTATAA
- a CDS encoding SGNH/GDSL hydrolase family protein: MNKKAVLVLVIFVLFVASIVSGKLYWNKKIANATGQTSEVTKTKAEVKDSGAKKSEKKQDAKSSFNEAYAKNLPNELKEKLKKAAEDKKSVKLVIVGDEASSSEKGAWAAKLTANLETAYGKGLWNVTVKEYKGESTDELITNKRDKEIAKENPDVILFEPPFITDNGKTGNGNSVASTQKFVQALSTSAKGATIMIQPSNPVYGAKNYPKAIEALKQFATQNGYTYVDHWGAWPDATTKAILPYLKEEFGFPSDKGHEVWAQYVTDYFVAK, translated from the coding sequence ATGAATAAGAAAGCGGTACTTGTCCTAGTTATTTTTGTATTGTTTGTCGCTTCGATTGTGAGCGGTAAATTATACTGGAATAAGAAAATTGCGAATGCAACAGGGCAGACGAGTGAAGTAACGAAAACAAAAGCTGAAGTGAAAGATAGTGGAGCAAAGAAATCAGAGAAAAAACAAGATGCGAAATCATCTTTTAATGAAGCATATGCGAAGAATTTACCAAATGAATTGAAAGAGAAGCTAAAGAAAGCTGCTGAAGATAAAAAGTCAGTAAAACTTGTTATTGTTGGCGATGAAGCTTCTTCATCTGAAAAAGGTGCTTGGGCAGCTAAGTTAACAGCTAATTTAGAAACTGCTTACGGTAAAGGCTTATGGAATGTGACTGTAAAGGAATATAAGGGTGAAAGTACAGACGAATTAATTACGAATAAACGTGATAAAGAGATTGCGAAAGAGAATCCAGATGTGATTTTATTTGAACCACCATTTATTACCGATAACGGTAAAACTGGTAATGGAAACTCTGTTGCAAGTACACAGAAGTTTGTGCAAGCACTTTCTACTAGTGCAAAGGGTGCTACAATTATGATTCAACCATCAAACCCAGTGTACGGTGCGAAGAATTATCCGAAGGCAATTGAGGCGTTAAAGCAATTTGCGACGCAAAATGGTTATACATATGTAGATCATTGGGGAGCATGGCCTGATGCAACAACAAAGGCTATCCTACCATATTTAAAAGAAGAATTTGGTTTCCCAAGTGATAAGGGGCATGAAGTTTGGGCGCAATACGTAACTGATTATTTTGTAGCTAAGTAA
- a CDS encoding oligosaccharide flippase family protein gives MKKVLRDFLYNALYQLFIIITPILTMPFLSRVLGVKALGINSYTFSVVQILSVLAFLGIGQLGIRSIAKNRDSQNKVNETFWGLWLIQFLAGIVVIGLYIFYITNVNKEYRMYFLLQLPFLFGVIFDISWFYIGIERIKQVVLRNMLIKSVSIILIFILIRDENDLWKYMLIMSLGAWLGNVVFWMGLSKYVTKFSFNIQYLKDNFRAALLLLIPQLAIQVYITFDKTILGMIAGPVELSYYDQSQKISRIILAVITSLSMVLLPRLANMVVNNQNEVLHKYLKKSLDYTIVLALLFCNIVMLNSYEFVPWFFGESFIPMSPLMFWVSFIIIFIPIGGVFANQYALAFEKDKQYVLPLVLGAIISLILNIIFIPRYGALGATFVIVFVEFMVCFFRIYLIRKYLDLKFMFQGVYTYFLAALITFIFVYFIPKMFVNDFINMTIKSLVIGMVYIIIILVLPNMISRDLKRIILKSK, from the coding sequence ATGAAAAAAGTATTACGTGATTTTTTATATAATGCTTTATATCAATTGTTTATTATAATAACTCCAATTCTTACTATGCCATTTCTCTCTAGGGTCTTAGGGGTAAAGGCATTAGGAATAAACAGTTATACTTTTTCAGTTGTCCAAATTTTAAGTGTATTGGCTTTTTTAGGAATTGGTCAACTGGGTATTAGAAGTATAGCAAAAAATAGAGATTCTCAAAATAAAGTAAATGAAACATTTTGGGGATTATGGTTAATTCAATTTTTAGCAGGGATTGTAGTTATAGGGTTATATATATTCTATATTACAAATGTAAATAAAGAATATAGAATGTATTTTTTATTGCAACTGCCATTTCTTTTTGGGGTTATTTTTGATATTTCATGGTTTTATATTGGTATTGAAAGAATTAAACAAGTAGTTTTAAGAAATATGCTAATTAAATCTGTATCAATTATATTAATTTTTATTTTAATTCGTGATGAAAATGACTTGTGGAAGTATATGCTTATAATGTCCTTAGGGGCTTGGCTAGGAAATGTAGTATTTTGGATGGGGTTATCTAAATATGTAACTAAATTCTCATTTAATATACAGTACCTAAAGGATAACTTTAGGGCTGCCTTACTACTATTAATTCCACAACTAGCTATTCAAGTATATATTACATTTGATAAAACAATCTTAGGAATGATAGCTGGGCCTGTCGAATTATCCTATTATGATCAATCGCAAAAAATATCTAGAATTATTTTGGCGGTCATTACTTCGCTAAGTATGGTGTTATTACCTAGACTCGCTAATATGGTTGTTAATAATCAAAATGAAGTTCTTCATAAATACTTGAAAAAGTCTTTAGATTATACGATAGTGCTAGCGCTATTATTCTGTAATATCGTAATGCTTAATTCTTATGAATTTGTTCCTTGGTTCTTTGGAGAAAGCTTTATTCCTATGTCACCTTTAATGTTCTGGGTAAGTTTCATTATCATTTTTATTCCAATAGGTGGTGTCTTTGCAAATCAATATGCACTCGCTTTTGAAAAGGATAAACAATACGTATTACCATTAGTACTAGGTGCAATAATTAGCCTGATACTTAATATAATATTTATACCGCGATATGGTGCATTAGGTGCAACATTTGTTATAGTATTTGTTGAATTTATGGTGTGCTTTTTTAGGATATATCTAATTCGAAAATATCTAGATTTAAAGTTTATGTTTCAAGGAGTATATACTTATTTTCTAGCTGCGTTGATAACTTTTATTTTCGTATATTTCATCCCAAAAATGTTTGTAAATGATTTTATAAATATGACGATTAAATCTTTAGTCATTGGCATGGTATATATAATAATTATTTTGGTTTTACCTAATATGATTTCTCGGGATTTAAAAAGGATAATCTTAAAAAGTAAATAA
- a CDS encoding glycosyltransferase family 32 protein, protein MEHSEMNKIPKVIHYCWFGKNKKSEFIEKCIESWGKHLTDYEFIEWNEENFDINCNQFVKEAYEEKKWAFVSDYVRLWALYNYGGIYLDTDVEVLKGFDVFLEHDSFSGFEDDITIPTGIIGAMKNSQAINMFLKYYDNRSFYLENGDLDTTTNVEIITEICSDQGFEPNGNYQVLNNGMHIYPKEYFCPKEYKTGILRVTKNTYCIHHFNGSWITKDKRFKKNIRLFMFRVLGERTTNFLLNIVKR, encoded by the coding sequence ATGGAGCATAGTGAAATGAATAAAATTCCTAAGGTAATTCATTACTGTTGGTTTGGAAAAAATAAGAAATCGGAATTTATAGAAAAATGCATAGAGTCTTGGGGAAAACATTTAACAGATTATGAATTTATAGAATGGAATGAGGAGAATTTTGATATTAATTGCAATCAATTTGTAAAAGAAGCTTATGAGGAGAAAAAATGGGCATTTGTTTCTGATTATGTACGGCTATGGGCACTGTATAATTATGGTGGTATTTATCTTGATACAGATGTGGAGGTTTTAAAGGGGTTTGATGTATTTTTAGAGCATGACAGCTTTAGTGGGTTTGAAGATGATATTACTATCCCAACAGGGATTATAGGGGCTATGAAAAATAGTCAGGCAATTAATATGTTTTTGAAATACTATGATAATAGAAGTTTTTATTTAGAAAACGGAGATCTTGATACAACTACGAATGTAGAAATTATCACTGAAATTTGCTCTGATCAAGGATTTGAGCCTAATGGAAATTATCAAGTGTTAAATAATGGGATGCATATTTACCCTAAAGAGTACTTTTGTCCTAAAGAATATAAAACGGGGATCTTAAGAGTAACTAAAAATACTTATTGTATTCATCATTTTAATGGGTCGTGGATTACTAAGGATAAAAGATTTAAAAAGAACATTAGATTATTTATGTTTAGGGTCCTGGGAGAAAGAACGACTAATTTTCTTTTGAATATCGTGAAAAGATAA
- a CDS encoding LytR family transcriptional regulator, producing MKKKILFWVLGIIGFLVIAGGAYAYYVYSNVSNTLDAVHKPLDRDKSEKRDKKVDVADNKPISILLMGVDQRANETGRSDSMMLFTLNPQKKSMKITSIPRDSYTEIIGKGKKDKINHAYAFGGIDMSVKTVENFLDIPVDHYIEVNMAGFKDVVDAVGGVDVNNDLEFKYEGSQFAKGNIHLNGTEALRYSRMRYEDPRGDFGRQMRQRQVIQAVIKKGASVSSLASYGDVLKAIEKNVKTSLTQDQMFDIQKNYKDCMENSEEIQIPGDGHKAADGIWYYYVPDAAKQDITNKLRAHLEVTK from the coding sequence ATGAAAAAGAAAATTTTATTTTGGGTTTTAGGTATAATAGGTTTTCTAGTGATTGCAGGGGGAGCATATGCATACTATGTTTATTCTAATGTATCAAATACATTAGATGCAGTACATAAGCCATTAGATCGTGACAAGTCTGAAAAACGTGATAAGAAAGTAGATGTCGCTGATAATAAACCAATATCTATTTTGTTAATGGGCGTGGATCAAAGAGCGAATGAGACAGGACGTTCAGATTCAATGATGTTATTTACGTTAAATCCACAAAAAAAGTCTATGAAAATTACTAGTATCCCACGTGATTCTTATACAGAAATTATAGGTAAAGGTAAGAAGGATAAGATTAATCATGCGTATGCTTTTGGTGGAATTGATATGTCTGTAAAAACGGTAGAGAATTTCCTTGATATACCAGTTGATCATTATATTGAGGTGAATATGGCTGGCTTTAAAGATGTTGTTGATGCAGTTGGTGGAGTAGATGTTAATAATGATTTAGAATTTAAATATGAAGGATCACAATTTGCTAAAGGAAATATACATCTTAATGGTACGGAAGCATTAAGATATTCCCGTATGCGCTACGAAGACCCACGTGGTGACTTCGGCCGTCAAATGCGCCAACGTCAAGTTATCCAAGCGGTAATTAAAAAAGGCGCAAGTGTTTCTTCTCTAGCAAGTTACGGTGATGTATTAAAAGCAATTGAGAAAAACGTTAAAACAAGTTTAACACAAGATCAAATGTTTGATATTCAAAAGAACTATAAAGATTGCATGGAGAACAGTGAAGAAATCCAAATCCCAGGTGACGGCCATAAAGCCGCTGATGGTATTTGGTACTACTATGTTCCGGATGCAGCAAAACAAGATATTACGAATAAATTAAGAGCGCATCTTGAAGTGACTAAGTAA
- the tagD gene encoding glycerol-3-phosphate cytidylyltransferase: MKRILTYGTFDLLHYGHINLVRRAKDLGDYLIVGLSTDEFNALKGKESYFKFEERKMLLESIRYVDLVISENTWEQKIEDIIKYEIDVFVMGDDWEGKFDFLKEYCEVVYLPRTEDISTTQIKSELSLQS; this comes from the coding sequence ATGAAGCGAATTTTAACTTATGGAACATTTGATTTACTACATTATGGTCATATAAATTTAGTAAGGCGAGCAAAAGATCTAGGTGATTATTTAATAGTTGGATTATCAACAGATGAATTTAATGCATTAAAAGGAAAAGAATCTTATTTTAAATTTGAAGAGAGAAAAATGCTACTGGAAAGCATTAGGTATGTGGACTTAGTAATATCGGAAAATACTTGGGAACAAAAGATTGAAGATATCATAAAGTATGAAATTGATGTATTTGTTATGGGTGATGATTGGGAAGGGAAATTTGATTTTTTAAAAGAATATTGCGAAGTGGTTTATTTGCCAAGAACTGAAGATATATCAACTACTCAAATAAAAAGTGAACTTTCATTACAATCATAA
- a CDS encoding sugar transferase, whose product MEIRKPSGIYLCLKRVMDLSGAIVGLIIFSPIFLLISILYMTGDNKGPVFFKQIRMGKNGKEFYIYKFRSMIVNAEEKLRSNEVLYKKYIDNNYKLEPSEDPRITKVGQFLRKTSLDELPQFLNVLKGDMSLVGPRPVVQEELVEYGERKDEFLSVKPGLTGYWQVSGRSDVGYPERVDLELYYTYNASLWLDIKILLLTVKDVVLGKGAY is encoded by the coding sequence TTGGAAATAAGGAAACCTAGTGGTATATATTTATGTTTAAAAAGAGTAATGGACCTAAGTGGAGCAATAGTTGGATTGATAATCTTTTCTCCAATTTTTCTTTTAATCTCAATTTTATATATGACAGGGGATAATAAAGGTCCTGTCTTTTTTAAACAGATTCGTATGGGGAAGAATGGAAAAGAATTCTACATTTACAAATTCAGATCAATGATTGTAAATGCGGAAGAGAAATTAAGAAGTAATGAAGTATTATATAAAAAATATATAGATAATAATTATAAATTAGAACCGAGCGAAGATCCACGCATAACAAAAGTAGGCCAATTTTTAAGAAAGACTAGCTTAGACGAACTTCCACAATTTTTAAATGTTTTAAAAGGTGATATGAGCCTTGTTGGCCCAAGACCGGTGGTACAAGAAGAGTTGGTAGAGTATGGAGAAAGAAAAGATGAGTTTTTATCTGTAAAGCCAGGTCTTACAGGTTATTGGCAAGTAAGTGGGAGAAGTGATGTAGGATATCCAGAGAGGGTAGATTTAGAGTTATATTATACTTATAATGCATCATTATGGTTGGATATTAAGATTTTGTTATTAACTGTCAAGGATGTTGTATTGGGCAAAGGGGCATATTAA
- a CDS encoding CDP-glycerol glycerophosphotransferase family protein: MRNRITFLIARIIFCFLRMNPKKLIFIDYAPGSGSNVKVLYDFMTKEYNDLDLIYINFQKILEKPIGNAMHLGTGAIVITSHGPIKKMKKKQKFIELWHGIPLKKMGLLENETTMNKKKIDTLDRVISSSETYTTLLNACIGINNKYVITGFPRNDLLNLSGGETRDIILKYFSVSENDKLMVFMPTFRKGYIREESDLNREYNIFGLGDMNIDEFNAYLVKNRITVIVKLHPKEEVYYKKALEGFSNIKLCTSEFLAKYNLDIYQILSETDLLITDYSSVYFDYLLLDKPILFLNTDLDQYRNNRGFLLNPFEFWTPGPKVNVYNHFICELEKLLTDEKYYKTERENIKKIVHEYTDFKYSERVAKYIYSNYLN; encoded by the coding sequence ATGAGGAATAGAATTACATTTTTAATTGCTAGAATTATTTTCTGTTTTTTAAGAATGAACCCCAAAAAATTAATTTTTATAGATTATGCACCAGGTTCAGGTTCCAATGTGAAGGTGCTATATGATTTTATGACTAAAGAATATAATGATCTAGATTTAATATATATAAACTTTCAAAAAATACTGGAAAAACCGATAGGAAATGCTATGCATTTAGGGACGGGGGCTATTGTCATCACATCGCATGGCCCTATAAAAAAAATGAAAAAGAAACAAAAATTCATTGAATTATGGCATGGAATACCCTTAAAAAAAATGGGATTATTAGAAAATGAAACTACCATGAATAAAAAGAAAATCGATACATTAGATCGAGTAATCTCTAGTTCAGAAACGTACACTACGTTATTAAATGCCTGTATAGGAATAAATAATAAATATGTTATCACTGGATTTCCACGAAATGATCTTTTAAATTTGAGTGGAGGAGAAACGAGAGACATCATATTGAAGTACTTTTCTGTTAGTGAAAATGATAAATTAATGGTATTTATGCCGACATTCAGAAAAGGATATATCAGGGAAGAATCGGATTTAAACAGGGAATATAATATATTCGGTTTAGGTGATATGAATATTGATGAATTTAATGCTTATTTAGTAAAAAACAGAATTACAGTTATTGTGAAATTACACCCTAAAGAGGAGGTGTATTATAAAAAAGCATTGGAGGGATTTTCTAATATCAAGTTATGTACATCGGAATTTTTAGCAAAATATAATTTAGATATATACCAAATACTATCTGAAACAGATTTGTTAATAACAGATTATTCAAGTGTATATTTTGATTATCTTTTATTAGATAAACCGATATTATTTTTGAATACAGATTTAGATCAATATCGTAATAATAGGGGATTCCTATTAAATCCATTTGAATTTTGGACACCTGGTCCAAAGGTGAACGTATACAATCATTTTATCTGTGAATTAGAGAAGTTGCTTACTGATGAAAAATATTATAAAACTGAGAGGGAAAATATAAAAAAGATAGTTCATGAATATACTGATTTTAAGTATTCAGAAAGGGTAGCTAAATATATATATAGTAATTATTTAAATTAA